ATTTGGTTATTCTGTTGCGCAAACTATGTCCATAGCTCAAAAGCTATATGAGCAAGGAAAAATAACCTATATGCGTACCGATAGCGTTAACCTTTCCGAGCAATCTATCGAAAATGCCAAAAATGAAATTACACGACTATATGGCGAAAAATTTTCTAATCCTAGAAAATATAAAACCAAGTCGAAAGGTGCGCAAGAAGCCCACGAAGCTATTCGACCAACATACTTAAACCAGCAAACTATTGATGGCGACACTCGAGAAATAAGATTGTACGATTTGATTTGGAAACGAACGCTTGCTTCTCAAATGGCAGATGCTGAGTTAGAGAAAACAACCGTAACAATTAAAATATCTACAGCAACCGAAAATTTTGTTGCACAAGGCGAAGTGCTGAAATTCGAAGGTTTCCTAAAGGTTTATATCGAATCAACAGATGATGAAAACGATGAAACCACTGAATCTTTATTGCCGGTTTTAAAAGTAGGAGAAGTGTTGAATGCATCTGAAATAAATGCAATCGAACGCTTTTCCCACCATCCTCCTCGCTATACAGAGGCTAGTTTGGTTAAAAAATTGGAAGAGTTAGGTATCGGACGTCCTTCTACTTATGCTCCAACAATTTCTACTGTTCAAAAGCGTGGATATGTAGTAAAAGAAGATAAAGAAGGCACTCCGAGAAATTATAATGCATTGTCTATAAAGGCTGGCGAGTTGAAACAAGAAGTTAGAACAGAAAATACAGGTGCTGAGAAATCTAAGTTATTCCCAACCGATATAGGAATGGTAGTAACAGATTTTTTGATGCTGCATTTTAAGGATATTTTAGATTTCAACTTTACGGCCAAAGTAGAGGAGGAGTTTGATGAAGTTGCCGAAGGCAAGCTTTCGTGGCGAAAAATGTTGCAAGAGTTTTACAAACCATTCCATAAAACTGTTACCAAAACCTCCGAAACATCCGAGCGCGCAAGCGGAGAAAGATTATTAGGTGTAGATCCTAAAACGGGCAAAAATGTTTATGTTCGAATCGGTCGATTCGGTCCTATGGTTCAATTAGGAGAAGGTAATAACGAAGAAGAAAAACCAAAATACGCAAGTCTAAGAAAAGACCAACGCTTAGAAACAATTACGTTCGAGCAAGCACTTGATTTGTTTAAACTACCAAGAACACTAGGTACATACGAAGGAGAAGAAATTACAGTTGCTATAGGTCGTTTTGGGCCGTATTTAAAGCATAACAACGTGTTTTATTCACTTCCAAGAACAGACGATCCATATGCTATAGAATACGATAGAGCAGTTGAAATATTAAAAATGCCAAAACTGCCTCGTGTTATTGGGATGCACAAAAATATCGAAATTTCTGCTGCTAAAGGGCGTTTTGGACCATATTTAAAGTACGATAATTTGTTTTGCACACTTCCTAAAACAGAAGACCCATTTCTTGTTACACTCGAGAAAGCGGTGCAGTTAATAGAGGATAAAATTAAAAAGGAGAACGAAAAATTGATTAAAGCGTTTCCTGAAGATTCTTCTATTAAAGTAGTGAACGGTCGCTACGGTCCTTGTATCCAAGTGGGCAAAAAGTTTTTTAAAATACCGAAAGAGCATGAGCCTTCGGACCTTACGTATCAACAGTGTCTAGATTTAGCTGGAATTAAATCCGGAGAAGCCGGTAAAGAAGACAAAAAAGGGAAAGGTGCAAAAGCTGCGAAAGCTGCTAAACCAGCAAAGAAGAAAGCATCCACAAAAAAGGCAACTAAACCCAAAGCAGCAAAAAAGACAACCAAAAAATAATTTTTATTCACATTTAACATTCTTAATTCTTAATTTTTTTATACATGGAATGGTTAGATTTTCTTGAGCCAGTAAATAGTTTAGCATTTGGTACCGATAAGCAATCGGGACTAGGGAATCAATTGCTAAAATATTCCGAAGCCGGAACCCTCAATTTTGAATTAAAAGATGTGCAAATTGCAATTGTTGGAATTGAAGACGATAGAGCCGCTGTCAATAATGAAGGCGCTTCCAAAGGTGCAAATGTAGTACGAAAATATTTGTACGATTTGTGCCCCGGTAATTATACAATTAAGATTGCCGATTTTGGAAACATAAAAAGAGGTTTTGAAATAAACGACACCTATTTTGCTGTAACAGAAGTAGCTTACAATCTTATAAAAAATAATATTCTTCCTGTTTTTATTGGAGGTGGACAAGATTTAACGTATGCAATTTACAAAGCGTACGAAAAAATTGGACACACCATAAATTTAACAGCAATCGACCCCAATTTTGATATTGGCGAAGTGGAAAGCGAGTTAAACTCAAGAACTTACTTGGGGAAGATTATCATGCAGCAGCCTAATTACCTATTTAATTTTAGCAATATTGGCTACCAAACTTATTTCGTTGAGCAGCGTATACTTGAGCTTATGAATAAACTCTATTTCGATACCTATCGATTGGGCGAAATACGTGCAAATATCGAATCCATAGAGCCAATTATCAGAAATTCGGATGTAATTAGCTTTGATTTGTCATCCATTCGATATAGCGATGCTCCTGGTTGTAAGAATGCAACACCAAATGGTTTTTATGGAGAAGAGGCCTGTCAATTGGCATGGTATGCAGGTATGAACGACAAACTTTCTTCTATTGGTTTTTTTGAATACAATCCAACTGTTGATAAACGCGAAGTAACAGCACATTTGGTAGCTCAAATGATTTGGTGTTTTATAGATGGATTTTATAGTCGTAAGAATGACCAACCGTTGCTAGATACAACATCTTTCATCAAATATAGAGTGCCAATTTTAAATGCAAAGCATGAAATCTCGTTCTTCAAAAGCACTAAATCGGACAGATGGTGGATGCAAGTTCCATACCCAACCGATAAAAAACTGAAATACGAGCGTCATCATTTGGTACCATGCTCGTACAACGATTATTTGATTGCTTGCAACGAAGAAATGCCCGACAGATGGTGGCAAACCTATCAAAAACTATTTTAATAGACAGCATATCGAACTAGAATTGGTTGTCTAACAAACACAACAAAATATTTTTCAAAAATTGATTTAGTAATTAAAAATTAATATCTTAGCTGTATTGGTTAATGTGTATATTTATTTCAAAAGTTAATTAACTAGCATGATAAAACGTTTTACAACCCTTGCATTTGCTTCACTTACAGCACTTTCTTTCGCTCAGCAAGATGCACAATTCAGTCACAATATGTTTAATAGACTTGCCATAAATCCTGGCTATGCAGGTACAAGTCAGGCGTATTGTGCAACATTGATTTATCGTAATCAATGGACAGGTTTTGAAGGTGCTCCTAAAACTATTTTGTTTAGCGGAGATGCTTTTGTTCAGCCATTGCACGGTGGAGTAGGGCTTACCGTTGTTTCCGATAATTTAGGTTTTGATAAAACGTTTATTGGTAAACTAGCGTATTCATTCAATCAACCGCTAGGTCCTGGTATATTAGGCGTTGGTCTAGAATTAGGTGCTATGCAAAAATCGTTAAGCGGTAATTGGATTGCACCAGATGGTCCTGCAGCGTTAGATCAAGCTATTCCTGCGGCTGGAGTTACAAAAACTACATTTGACTTAGGTTTTGGAGCGTATTACACAACCAACAAGTTGTATTTTGGTATATCTTCCTTGCACTTGCCGCAAACAGATTTCAAAGATTCAAAATATCCTAAATATAAATTCGACATGGTGCGTCATTACTATTTAATGGCAGGCTATGATTGGAGTGTAGCACCTACTATCGATTTAAAACCATCTGTATTTGTTAAATCAGATGCTTCTTCAACGCAGTTGGATGCAAATTTATTGGTTTTATGGAATAGAATGATTTGGGCCGGAGCTTCTTATCGTTTAACAGACGCAATAGTAGCATTGGTTGGCTTTCAAAAGGATATGGGCAAAATGAGCTTTAAAATAGGTTATTCATACGATGTTACAACATCTACATTAAAGAACTACAGCTCTGGTTCACATGAAATATTGTTAGGATACTGCTTTAAGCTAGATACTAAATCTAAGCCTACAAGTCATCAAAATGTACGTTTCCTATAATTTTATAAAAAATTATTAACAAGTTTGTAACTTTTTTTATATTTATGCGTTTAAGAACAATTACAAACAACCCCCAAAATAAACAGGACATATGAAAAAGTTACTTTTACTAGCGTGTTTTGCCGCATTCGTAGTCGGTTGCGGTAACAAAGGCAACGGTGAGTTAACGGGCGTGCAGGGAAGAGAAGAG
This DNA window, taken from Bacteroidota bacterium, encodes the following:
- the topA gene encoding type I DNA topoisomerase gives rise to the protein MAKNLFIVESPAKAKTIEGFLGKEFVVKSSIGHIRDLVKAGMGVDIENNFEPTYEISPDKKAVVSELKKLAKQADIIWLATDEDREGEAISWHLAEALDIPEKKRKRVVYHEITKKAITDAIANPRVIDQNLVDAQQARRILDRLVGFELSPILWKKIRPSLSAGRVQSVSVRLIVEREREIINFTSVSSYKVAAIFTTSNGATVKAELPKRFATLEEAKTFLEKCRTATFSISNLETKPAKKSPSAPFTTSTLQQEASRKFGYSVAQTMSIAQKLYEQGKITYMRTDSVNLSEQSIENAKNEITRLYGEKFSNPRKYKTKSKGAQEAHEAIRPTYLNQQTIDGDTREIRLYDLIWKRTLASQMADAELEKTTVTIKISTATENFVAQGEVLKFEGFLKVYIESTDDENDETTESLLPVLKVGEVLNASEINAIERFSHHPPRYTEASLVKKLEELGIGRPSTYAPTISTVQKRGYVVKEDKEGTPRNYNALSIKAGELKQEVRTENTGAEKSKLFPTDIGMVVTDFLMLHFKDILDFNFTAKVEEEFDEVAEGKLSWRKMLQEFYKPFHKTVTKTSETSERASGERLLGVDPKTGKNVYVRIGRFGPMVQLGEGNNEEEKPKYASLRKDQRLETITFEQALDLFKLPRTLGTYEGEEITVAIGRFGPYLKHNNVFYSLPRTDDPYAIEYDRAVEILKMPKLPRVIGMHKNIEISAAKGRFGPYLKYDNLFCTLPKTEDPFLVTLEKAVQLIEDKIKKENEKLIKAFPEDSSIKVVNGRYGPCIQVGKKFFKIPKEHEPSDLTYQQCLDLAGIKSGEAGKEDKKGKGAKAAKAAKPAKKKASTKKATKPKAAKKTTKK
- a CDS encoding formimidoylglutamase, with translation MEWLDFLEPVNSLAFGTDKQSGLGNQLLKYSEAGTLNFELKDVQIAIVGIEDDRAAVNNEGASKGANVVRKYLYDLCPGNYTIKIADFGNIKRGFEINDTYFAVTEVAYNLIKNNILPVFIGGGQDLTYAIYKAYEKIGHTINLTAIDPNFDIGEVESELNSRTYLGKIIMQQPNYLFNFSNIGYQTYFVEQRILELMNKLYFDTYRLGEIRANIESIEPIIRNSDVISFDLSSIRYSDAPGCKNATPNGFYGEEACQLAWYAGMNDKLSSIGFFEYNPTVDKREVTAHLVAQMIWCFIDGFYSRKNDQPLLDTTSFIKYRVPILNAKHEISFFKSTKSDRWWMQVPYPTDKKLKYERHHLVPCSYNDYLIACNEEMPDRWWQTYQKLF
- a CDS encoding type IX secretion system membrane protein PorP/SprF, producing the protein MIKRFTTLAFASLTALSFAQQDAQFSHNMFNRLAINPGYAGTSQAYCATLIYRNQWTGFEGAPKTILFSGDAFVQPLHGGVGLTVVSDNLGFDKTFIGKLAYSFNQPLGPGILGVGLELGAMQKSLSGNWIAPDGPAALDQAIPAAGVTKTTFDLGFGAYYTTNKLYFGISSLHLPQTDFKDSKYPKYKFDMVRHYYLMAGYDWSVAPTIDLKPSVFVKSDASSTQLDANLLVLWNRMIWAGASYRLTDAIVALVGFQKDMGKMSFKIGYSYDVTTSTLKNYSSGSHEILLGYCFKLDTKSKPTSHQNVRFL